From a single Eriocheir sinensis breed Jianghai 21 chromosome 18, ASM2467909v1, whole genome shotgun sequence genomic region:
- the LOC127000443 gene encoding TBC1 domain family member 20-like isoform X1 — protein sequence MENETLCDTLKTPSDGEEESKEETAQDTLPNSTSSPDSTRAESPRDESDASSDWRSSQAVEESTVLPPSMKDSATEESIVRRRKGKDENSTSEIRNSNLEPKIRTSEPQNSSSELQNSTAEPKSSTSKPNNSTFESPDNADHEPYTILDPEDDSAEEVKCREKKKRIQKVLSSDPLDLEALKDLAISCGGLMDDTLRREAWPLLMGLGRGEPEAKKPEMEVVEGHKDFQQVVLDVKRTLKRFPPGIEDSRRVILMDQLIVLIIRVLMRHPHLYYYQGYHDVAITFLLVTGEDMGFQLVERLSITHLKEFMGPTMEKTNYYLTYLYPILERANRTLYDCLVKSGVDTMFCLPWLITWFAHTLSDYRHVVRLYDFFLASHELMPMYIATAIVLQKEKELLAEEEQEVCAIFSILSKDPDNLPFEDILVKARELYEKYPPGPLKDDVDNFIVKRKERERKESERIAEMRRRADKRNKRPQRLVDRIFAYVPVHLVLPAQRRKLFKLALFTASILIARSLYKNYYTSAIEYSAVLE from the exons ATGGAAAATGAAACACTGTGTGACACTTTAAAGACTCcgagtgatggagaggaggagagcaaggaagagacaGCTCAGGACACCCTACCGAACAGCACAAGCTCACCAGACTCTACAAGGGCTGAGTCTCCGAGGGACGAGAGTGATGCCAGCAGTGACTGGAGGAGCAGCCAAGCAGTGGAGGAGTCTACTGTCCTGCCACCCAGCATGAAGGACTCGGCCACTGAAGAA AGCATAGTCAGGAggcggaaggggaaggatgagaacAGCACCTCAGAAATCCGAAACAGCAATTTGGAACCAAAAATCAGAACTTCAGAACCCCAAAACAGCAGCTCAGAACTCCAAAACAGCACTGCAGAACCAAAATCCAGCACCTCGAAACCAAACAACAGCACTTTTGAATCACCAGACAACGCAGACCATGAACCATACACCATCCTGGACCCCGAGGATGACTCTGCCGAGGAAGTGAAgtgcagggagaagaaaaagaggattcaGAAAGTGTTGTCCTCTGACCCACTTGACCTTGAGGCACTGAAGGATCTGGCTATTAGCTGTGGAGGACTCATGGATG ACACACTTCGGCGGGAGGCGTGGCCGCTACTGATGGGTCTTGGCCGAGGGGAGCCGGAGGCAAAGAAGccagagatggaggtggtggaggggcacAAGGACTTCCAACAGGTGGTGCTGGATGTCAAGCGGACACTCAAGCGCTTCCCGCCGGGCATCGAGGACTCGCGGCGCGTCATACTGATGGACCAGCTGATTGTGCTCATCATCAGGGTGCTCATGAGACACCCCCACCTGTACTACTACCAG GGTTACCATGATGTCGCGATCACCTTCCTCCTGGTGACGGGGGAGGACATGGGCTTCCAGCTGGTGGAGAGGCTGTCCATCACCCACCTCAAGGAGTTTATGGGCCCCACCATGGAGAAGACCAACTACTACCTCACCTACCTCTACCCCATCCTGGAGAGGGCCAACCGGACACTCTATGACTGCCTCGTGAA GTCTGGGGTGGACACGATGTTCTGTCTTCCGTGGCTCATCACCTGGTTCGCCCACACCCTCTCGGACTACCGGCACGTGGTGAGGCTCTATGACTTCTTCCTCGCCTCGCACGAGCTCATGCCCATGTACATCGCCACCGCCATCGTcctgcagaaggagaaggagctgctggctgaggaggaacaggaagtgTGTGCCATATTCTCCATTCTGTCCAAG GATCCTGACAACCTTCCCTTTGAGGACATCCTGGTGAAGGCGCGGGAGCTCTATGAGAAGTACCCCCCAGGCCCCCTCAAGGATGACGTGGACAACTTCATCGTCAAGAG gaaggagagggagaggaaggagagcgagCGCATAGCTGAGATGCGGCGTCGGGCGGACAAGCGGAACAAGCGACCCCAAAGGCTGGTGGACCGGATCTTTGCCTATGTCCCCGTGCACCTGGTCCTCCCTGCGCAGCGGCGGAAACTCTTCAAGCTGGCCCTCTTCACCGCCTCCATCCTTATCGCCCGCAGCCTCTACAAGAACTACTACACCTCCGCCATCGAATACTCCGCCGTCCTGGAATGA
- the LOC127000443 gene encoding TBC1 domain family member 20-like isoform X2: MKDSATEESIVRRRKGKDENSTSEIRNSNLEPKIRTSEPQNSSSELQNSTAEPKSSTSKPNNSTFESPDNADHEPYTILDPEDDSAEEVKCREKKKRIQKVLSSDPLDLEALKDLAISCGGLMDDTLRREAWPLLMGLGRGEPEAKKPEMEVVEGHKDFQQVVLDVKRTLKRFPPGIEDSRRVILMDQLIVLIIRVLMRHPHLYYYQGYHDVAITFLLVTGEDMGFQLVERLSITHLKEFMGPTMEKTNYYLTYLYPILERANRTLYDCLVKSGVDTMFCLPWLITWFAHTLSDYRHVVRLYDFFLASHELMPMYIATAIVLQKEKELLAEEEQEVCAIFSILSKDPDNLPFEDILVKARELYEKYPPGPLKDDVDNFIVKRKERERKESERIAEMRRRADKRNKRPQRLVDRIFAYVPVHLVLPAQRRKLFKLALFTASILIARSLYKNYYTSAIEYSAVLE, translated from the exons ATGAAGGACTCGGCCACTGAAGAA AGCATAGTCAGGAggcggaaggggaaggatgagaacAGCACCTCAGAAATCCGAAACAGCAATTTGGAACCAAAAATCAGAACTTCAGAACCCCAAAACAGCAGCTCAGAACTCCAAAACAGCACTGCAGAACCAAAATCCAGCACCTCGAAACCAAACAACAGCACTTTTGAATCACCAGACAACGCAGACCATGAACCATACACCATCCTGGACCCCGAGGATGACTCTGCCGAGGAAGTGAAgtgcagggagaagaaaaagaggattcaGAAAGTGTTGTCCTCTGACCCACTTGACCTTGAGGCACTGAAGGATCTGGCTATTAGCTGTGGAGGACTCATGGATG ACACACTTCGGCGGGAGGCGTGGCCGCTACTGATGGGTCTTGGCCGAGGGGAGCCGGAGGCAAAGAAGccagagatggaggtggtggaggggcacAAGGACTTCCAACAGGTGGTGCTGGATGTCAAGCGGACACTCAAGCGCTTCCCGCCGGGCATCGAGGACTCGCGGCGCGTCATACTGATGGACCAGCTGATTGTGCTCATCATCAGGGTGCTCATGAGACACCCCCACCTGTACTACTACCAG GGTTACCATGATGTCGCGATCACCTTCCTCCTGGTGACGGGGGAGGACATGGGCTTCCAGCTGGTGGAGAGGCTGTCCATCACCCACCTCAAGGAGTTTATGGGCCCCACCATGGAGAAGACCAACTACTACCTCACCTACCTCTACCCCATCCTGGAGAGGGCCAACCGGACACTCTATGACTGCCTCGTGAA GTCTGGGGTGGACACGATGTTCTGTCTTCCGTGGCTCATCACCTGGTTCGCCCACACCCTCTCGGACTACCGGCACGTGGTGAGGCTCTATGACTTCTTCCTCGCCTCGCACGAGCTCATGCCCATGTACATCGCCACCGCCATCGTcctgcagaaggagaaggagctgctggctgaggaggaacaggaagtgTGTGCCATATTCTCCATTCTGTCCAAG GATCCTGACAACCTTCCCTTTGAGGACATCCTGGTGAAGGCGCGGGAGCTCTATGAGAAGTACCCCCCAGGCCCCCTCAAGGATGACGTGGACAACTTCATCGTCAAGAG gaaggagagggagaggaaggagagcgagCGCATAGCTGAGATGCGGCGTCGGGCGGACAAGCGGAACAAGCGACCCCAAAGGCTGGTGGACCGGATCTTTGCCTATGTCCCCGTGCACCTGGTCCTCCCTGCGCAGCGGCGGAAACTCTTCAAGCTGGCCCTCTTCACCGCCTCCATCCTTATCGCCCGCAGCCTCTACAAGAACTACTACACCTCCGCCATCGAATACTCCGCCGTCCTGGAATGA